From Argopecten irradians isolate NY chromosome 2, Ai_NY, whole genome shotgun sequence, the proteins below share one genomic window:
- the LOC138314319 gene encoding acidic mammalian chitinase-like — protein sequence MVFYRVLCVFLILVLVDYGRCEALNGGRVACYVLRTSYMPLTALPGAGRVCTHITVAFAEINGITLATPSSTEVEFYNAITKLKATNPSLSVLISLQRDFSGVIQASDQKKQSFAVALSDYVKKYNFDGADFDWEPSHAVTPTERQGYMKLLQIIRHTFDNDTTFLGSPPRQMSAALIPSIPRSKTLYDVPVLAKVLDFATAMTYDYHSYRNKPNTTTGYNSPLYAPSGERKDYCTDGTIRNYIALGMPSSKLLLGLPTYGRTYTLGAAAIHGLHAPAIDKGKAGPVRGIRGLYTYQDACIVVKGSTRVWDDKSMVPYLYNQTTWASYDNIESSIIKCLYVINNKLGGAGIWALHLDDYNGMCGQGLFPLVDAVGSCLKQGRSLYLKYQSQSNRMANKDKFGFA from the exons ATGGTCTTCTACAG GGTTCTTTGTGTTTTCCTGATTCTGGTGCTGGTAGACTATGGGAGGTGTGAGGCTTTGAATGGTGGACGCGTAGCTTGTTATGTGTTGAGGACATCGTACATGCCACTGACGGCCCTTCCTGGTGCCGGACGCGTCTGTACACATATCACTGTGGCCTTCGCTGAGATAAACGGCATCACATTGGCCACACCCTCCTCTACAGAAGTAGAGTTCTATAACGCGATAACCAAGCTGAAAGCAACCAATCCTTCGCTGTCTGTACTGATCTCTCTACAGAGGGACTTCTCTGGTGTAATACAGGCTTCAGATCAAAAGAAACAGAG TTTTGCTGTAGCCCTTTCAGACTATGTGAAGAAATACAACTTTGATGGAGCGGATTTTGATTGGGAACCTTCACACGCAGTAACTCCTACAGAAAGACAAGGCTACATGAAACTCTTACAG ATTATTCGACACACCTTTGATAATGACACCACATTTCTAGGCTCGCCTCCTAGACAAATGTCTGCTGCTTTGATCCCAAGCATTCCAAGATcaaagactttgtatgatgtacCAGTCTTGGCAAA GGTGTTAGACTTTGCCACAGCCATGACATATGACTACCATTCTTATAGAAATAAACCCAACACTACTACAGGGTATAACAGTCCACTGTATGCCCCCAGTGGGGAGAGAAAAGACTACTGTACG GATGGTACAATCAGAAACTACATTGCCTTGGGGATGCCTTCATCTAAACTGTTACTAGGACTGCCTACGTACGGCCGGACATATACCCTTGGTGCGGCGGCGATTCATGGCCTACACGCTCCAGCTATAGACAAAGGCAAAGCAGGACCAGTAAGGGGAATCAGAGGGCTGTACACGTACCAGGAT GCCTGTATTGTAGTGAAAGGATCTACACGTGTCTGGGATGACAAATCAATGGTGCCCTACCTGTACAATCAAACAACCTGGGCATCGTACGACAACATCGAGAGTAGTATCATAAag TGCCTGTATGTGATCAACAATAAACTTGGAGGTGCTGGAATCTGGGCGCTCCATCTCGACGACTACAATGGCATGTGTGGCCAAGGTTTATTCCCCCTGGTGGATGCAGTAGGAAGCTGTCTCAAacaagggagatcactctacCTAAAATATCAATCACAATCAAACAGAATGGCAAACAAGGACAAATTTGGATTTGCCTGa